tgtAATTTTTATCCTATCTCTGCAGTCTTTGTTTAAGATGTTTTAATGTTGTGGGTAAACTAGTTTAAGAGTACTGAAGACTACTGTTTCAAGTCCTGcaggtttattttttaatgtcccAAAGTATTTAAACACCTAGCAGAACTTGCACATCCTCATCTGTTTTCATTCAGGGGACTTGGTGACAGCAATGAATTCAAAAGCTGGAGCTGGTGCGAAGAGCAAGGGGCGCAGAACCGAAGTGCCCTCAGCACAGGCTGAATATCGTAAAGGAAAAGCCTATTTCTTACGTGTGCTAGGGAGAACGCTGGTAAAATGAGCACTAGTCATGTACAGAATATTAAGTGATGTATAGCTCTTGAAGATTGTCCTGTACTTGTTGCGGAAGCGTCTAAGATGTGTTATGGTTCCCCAGCACCAAGCTGGATAAGGAGCTGTGATACAGCCAGACATATCATGTAAAAATACTTTCTTGTTTTATTCCAGTTGCCAATGATAATGCTCCAGAACATGCACTGCGACCTGGCTTTCTGTCCACCTTTGCCCTTGCCACAGATCAGGGCAGTAAACTAGGActttctaaaaacaaaagcaTCATCTGCTATTACAATACGTACCAGGTGAGTAACTTCTATGTGGCCTGAGCTGTTCTGAGCAAGGGAGAGGTGACTTAAACTCTTCTGGATTTCCACTTCGCTGCTATTTAAGTATTTTTGTTCTAGTTCTTATATTGCTTACATGGCCAAGCTAAACTTTTGCACTGTTTGTCAAGCTTCTCTTACATTTCTCAAAACAGAAATGTACTGGTTGAAAAGGGTGAACTTTTTCTGCACGGGTAGTAATCAGGAATTTGCAGCAGGTACTGCTCATCTGGCCTTCAGGATGTTACAAAGGATTTATGTTCTCTTACAAACAATATTGTTTATAATTAGTGACTCTTAAATTTAAATAAGCACATGCAGCCTACTTCATTGCTCCTCTTGCTGCTAGTATGACTTTGAGGTAAGAAAGCTTTGAAATACCACTCACATTTTTTACAAACTGGTTATTTGTGTCCTGAAATCCACCGTCTACTAAGTTTCTTCTCCTTATCAAGTTCTAGGGGTCTTGAGATCTTTTTATTATGACTACAGTAAACTTACCAACTGTTTAGTCCACAGTATCTAGTTTGTTTGCAAAACAAATGGGTGAATGAGTTAGTTGACACATATTGGGTACATTGCTCTGCTTCTCTTGGTGTTAGCAGCTTACTGTCATGCTCAAGGTTCCAGTTTCCTGTTAATGGAAGAAGAGGTACTGCTGTACACAGAATAGcgttttaaaacaacaaaacctgcCTGCTCTCTTGTTACCATGCTCTCCACAGGGTGTTCTGGAGTGATTACAGGTGAATGATGCCGCAGGACACAGGGCAACACCAGGCTTTCCACGTGCAGCTCCCTGTACTGTGGTGTGAGTTCTGTTGATGTTTTTAGCTGTGAATTGTATGAAGTAGATCACACAGAGAAGTCCTAGAgccgcagaatgttagggattggaagggatgaaTTTGTGTGCTGGAGCTCTGACATCCAACATGTGTTAGCTGCTGGCTGAACACTGTTCTCTCTCCTTGCAGGTGGTGCAGTTCAACCGCTTACCTTTGGTAGTAAGCTTCATTGCCAGCAGCAACGCCAATACTGGTATGTGTTAATGCGTGTTTTAAATAGTGCAGTGTTTTAATGCCTGGGTGtttaaataattgaaaatcaaTTGCCCAAATTTACATCAAGGAATATTAACTTTGCTCCTGCTATGAATTTTGTCAGTGTATTGTGGAGGGGAGAAGTGAAAGTATGAGTGAAAATTCGTAGATATTTGTAGGTGACTTGCTGAAGTTGTTCTGTTAGAAATATATTTCTCCTGTGTTTAACCTTACCCTTTGCTGTGTGAGAGTGTTCACTGCACCAGCAGTTATTGTACTGTACAAACCAGTTGTTTGGTCTCTTTCTGTCAGTTCCAAGTTATGTTCTGCAGTAACATGCAGCTTCTCAGTTCTGTGGGATGGGGAAATCCTTCACCAGGGCACCTGGGCTTGCTCGTTGAGGGCGTTGGTTAATGAGAGCTGGAGCAAAAGGGATTTGATTCTCACACAGCTGTGTGTGcctcagcagctgcaggaagcAGCAGAGTGATAGTGGAAGCAAGCAGCACCGTGGAGAGCTGCGTTACAGGGCTGTGCTCGTGTTGGAGCTGGGGGCTGCAGGCACCCTCCCTCAGGGTGCTGCCCaccattcatagaatcacagaatcatttcggttggaagagaccctcaggatcagcgAGTCCAACCTTGTTGTAACTGAActcagcactaacccatgtccctaagaacctcgtctaaaagccttttaaactcttccagggatggtgactccaccactgccctgggcagcctgttccaatgcccgacaacccttcctgtgaagaattttttcctaatatccaatctaaacctcccctggcacaacctgaggccatttcctcttgtcccatcacttgggagcagagcccaacccctccatgctccaagctcctttcaggcagttgcagacagcgatcaggtctcccctcagctcctgttctcaggctgaacagccccagctgctcctcccgTGGAGGGTGAGAAGCTCAAGTGAAAGATTTTGTGTTTTGGAGAGCACTGCCTGTGACTCGGAAGTAGAGGGAGTGGTGTGGTTTGGAGAGAAGCTTCTCGGTCATGTCGTTTGATGGGATGTTGTCTCTTCTCtttccagggctgattgtgagtTTGGAGAAGGAGCTCACGCCCCTGTTTGAAGAACTGAGGCAGGTTGTTGAAGTTTCTTAACCTGATGGTCTAGCCGGAGTGCAGCATCCCTCTGCAGCCCAGTGGACAGAAAGATTCAATAATCCTCAGTCAAATAACACGTCTCGGAAGAAGTACCACAGCTCCTTAGTATACTAAGTAAGAGTAAATTGTACATAGTACTGAATCTGAAATGATCTACTAGTGTGTTGTAGGTGGATGTTACTTTAGGCCATGCTTCTTGTATTGTGCAGTACTGGAGAGACCACCGGAATAGCTCCCATGGAGTTTAGCTCAGCCAGCTGAGCCAGATGTGCATGATGCTCAAACGAGCAACCCACAGATCTCTTGCTTTACAGGGAACCAGGCACGTGTGGGCTTTATCCTCAGGCCAGCTACTACTACATGTCGGAAAGCAGATGAGTTGTATGGTGTTCTGAAAGATGTGGTTGAAGGAGTATTGTGAGAGCAAGTTTACAAGCAGTGATGTGTTGGTACAATCAATAAATATCTCAGCTTTCTTATGTGGGTGATACTTTGGCAAGGGAATGCTACTACTCTGGATGCTAGCTGCATCCTGCTTCCATTAAGAAGAAAGCTATTTCTATGAAAGCTGTTGCTTTAGGGGTTTTCCTGATGCCCAGAAAAAAAGCACCCAATAAATATCTCACTTCTTCATGGGTTTTTTGCGTAATATGGTTGTGAAGATCTCATGTCTCATAGTCTTTGTGTGGGTTCATCACTGGTGACACTCTCAGCTCATTTACCCTTAGGTTTTCCtaagtaaataaatataaataaaatacagtatttttaaatgacagatCCTGGTTCAGTCTTCTGTTGCACCATAATACTCTGCTGCACTTCAGCTTTTCGGTGGCGAGAACAGGCCTCTTAATGTTTGTAAATGTACAAAATCCAGGAGTTCACAGGCTGAAAACCGACCAGCGTGTCCCTCGATTGGGTGATACGGATACAGAGTCCCGCGTTGGTGCAGAGGTCAGTGCTGACTGCGATCCGCTGTTCCTTTCTGGACCCACCTCATTCTCTTCCTGATGCCTCCAGTGTAGACATCCAGCGCTAAAACCAAGCACCGCTGGTAGAAGGAAGAGCTCTTGGCAGGTTTCTGCCTCAGGCTGGGAAAGAGGGCATCATCCTCCCTTGCTTACACCTTGCCCACCTTCAGCACTGGGCAGGATGAGGGGAAAAGGTGGTGCTGA
This genomic stretch from Patagioenas fasciata isolate bPatFas1 chromosome 4, bPatFas1.hap1, whole genome shotgun sequence harbors:
- the LAMTOR3 gene encoding ragulator complex protein LAMTOR3, whose amino-acid sequence is MADDLKRFLYKKLPSVEGLHAIVVSDRDGVPVIKVANDNAPEHALRPGFLSTFALATDQGSKLGLSKNKSIICYYNTYQVVQFNRLPLVVSFIASSNANTGLIVSLEKELTPLFEELRQVVEVS